GCGAAATCGACCGCAGCCATCACGTCGGCAGCCCCAGTCGGACGCACGACGACAGCAGGGCGGCGGTCGATCATCGCGTTGTATACCGTCCGAGCCTCGTCGTATCCGTCGTCGCCCGGTTGAATCACCTGCCCGCGTATGTTCGCCTTGAGCCCACGTACTGCACTATCAGCTCCCGAGTTCGTGGTAAGTGCCATCACAGCTCACAGTTACCAGACGCTTCCCGATTGCATAAACTCACACGCCAGACGCCTGCTCGGTGATGTTCCAGAAAAGCAGTGACCACTGAGAAATGAAAGCGACTGCCGTCACCGACTGCAACGAAACGGGGCGGGCAATCTCAGGGTTCGTGAATGCACCCGCACTCGGGGCACTCGACTTCTTCGTACCGTAATTCCTGACTCGCCTGGCGCACCTCGCGCATCACGGTCGAAATCCGCTCTTCTGCGGCCAGTTCCTCGTCCACCGCGAGGTCCACGCCTTCGACTTCGAGGAGGAATTTCGCCACCTCCGTCGCCTCGTACATCACGTCGTCGAGTTCCTCCGCGGTGAAGAAGTCGCACATCGCGCCGTAGAGGAAGGTCGCCCCGGCTTTGCGAACCTTGCCTTCGAACGACGACCGGGCCTGATTGACGGCCTGTGGCGAGTAGGTGTCCGTCATGAACGGGACGAGTTCCGGCAGGTTCTTGCCGATTTTCGTCATCTCGACGCCCGTCTCGGTGCGGAAATCAGAGCAGAGACGCGCGATGGCCCACTCGCGGGCGGTGATGTGCGTTCGGTCGCGCAGGAACTGGTTGACGCGCTCGTAGGCCGCCCCGTCCATCTTCGAGAAGCGGGCGTACTCGCGGACGTCCGCGGGGATGTCGCGTTCCGGCTGGTCCTGGGCGGCTGCGTCCGCCGCGTCATCTCCGGAGTGTGCGGTCTCCGCTGGCGCTGCTGATTGCTCCTCCGTGCCCGATTCCTCGCGTGCTGGCTCCTCGGAAGCCGGCGGGTCGCCTGCCATACCTCACCCAGTTTCGCCGGCCCCAAAACCGTATCGACGGAGGGACAACGACTTTGCCGCCGGGTCGCCTTGCTGGGCGTATGAAGGTCCTGCTGGGCATCGGTGGCAGCGACGACTCCCTCCACGCGCTGGAGGAGGTCGTCGAACGCACCAAAGTGACGGGCGACACCCTCACCGTCGCGATTCTCGACAACCCCGAGTCCGACCGCGCGACCGCCACGGTCGAACGACGGGTACGCGAGGTCCTGGACGACGGCGGCGTCGAAGCGAACATCCAGCACCTCTCGGGCCATCCCGGGAGCAAACTGGTAGAACTGGCAGACAGCGGCGAATTCGACCGCGTGGTTCTCGGCGGCGGCCAGCGCAGTCCGATGGGGAAGATAAACCTCGGGAGCATCTCCGAATTCGTCCTCCTCAACTCGAGAACGTCGGTGACGCTCATCCGATGAGTCACGAAATCTATCCCGAAGAGGTGGCGGGACCCTTCGAGAAACCGCCGCGCTCGGTCACGGACAAGGATGGCCGCGAGATAGCCGTCGAGACCTACGACGGCGAGGACGTGTCAGACCTCGTCGCGATGTACACCGAGTTCGACCCCGCAGACCGCGCTCAGGGCATCCCGCCCGTCCGCGAGGAGGGGATTCGCGAGTGGCTCGAAAATATCGTCCCGAAGGGCTACAACGTGGTCGCCCGCAACGAGGGCGACGTCATCGGCCACGCGACGCTCGTCCCCGACGGCGAGGAGGCCTACGAACTCGCCATCTTCGTCCTCCACGACTACCAGGGAGCAGGCATCGGCTCTGCGCTGTTGACCGCACTGCTCGGCGAGGGTGCAGCCCGCGGCGTCGAGAAGGTGTGGCTCACCGTCGAACGGTGGAACGCCGCGGCTATCGGGCTGTATCACAAGGTCGGCTTCGAGACGAGTGGGAGCGAGAGTTTCGAACTCGAGATGTCGATTCGGCTAAACTGAGAGGACGGGCTGGCTCGCGTAGAGCAACACGTATTCTGCGGATTTCGAGAGAACTTCGTCCGGACGACCGGTGAGCGGTTCGCGCGGAATGACGAGGAAGTCAGCGTCCACCTCGTCGGCCACGTCGAGGATGACGCTGCCGGGGTGCTGGGTCTTGCGCTTGAGCGAGAAGCCAGCGGCGGCGGAGTGGCCGATGGTGACTCCCTCGGGGACGATGGATTCGAGCGATTCGACGAACGTCTCCATCCGGTTTGCGACGGTCTCGGGTTCGAGTTCGCCGGTCGCCATCGCACGGACGGAGTCTTCGCTTACGATGCTCAGGATGTGGACCGATGCGCCGTAACGTTCGGCGATCGCGAGTGCGTACTCGGCAGCCTGCATGGACGCTTCGCTGCCGTCTACGGGGGCGAGCACCGTGTCGACTGAAACGGGCGCAGCCATGTCGCAACCTGCGTCGCCCCACCTAAAAAAGCCTCCGAGGGTGGACAGGCAGAGTTTATACACTATCGACCAGAAGATGGACGCATGATAGACTCCGTGGTCATCGCGACCGACGGCTCTGCGAGCGTAGAGCGAGCCGTCACCGTGGCACTCGACCTCGCAGACCGCTTCGATGCCACGGTCCACGCGCTCTACGTCGTCGACGACAGCGAGATAGACACCGCCCCCGACACCATCCGCGACGAGTTCCGCGACGCGCTCGAAGCCTCCGCCGACGAGGCGCTTTCCGCCGTCAAAGACGCCGCGAGCGGCGAGGTCATCACCGCAATCGAAACGGGTCGCCCGGCGAGCGTCATCTGCGAGTACGCCCGCGACAACGACGTCGACGTGGTCGCAACGGGCACGCGAGGCCGCCACGGCGAACACCGCTTCCTGCTCGGCAGCGTTGCGGAGACGGTCGTCCGTCGGTGCTCGGTTCCCGTCCTCACGGTCCGCCAGCTCGAAGGCGAACCCGCCTGAGCCCGGCCCGCTCAACCGAGTCGTTCTTTTCGCGTCAGTTCGTCGAATGCCTATGGACGATTATCTCATCGACGACGAACGACTCTCGCTGCCCCGGAAATCCGTCCTTCCGGGGACCGGCTTTTTCACCCCCGATTCGTTCGAAGACGAACTCGAAGTACAGGAGATAGCGGAGGCCCTGGACGGC
This sequence is a window from Haladaptatus sp. QDMS2. Protein-coding genes within it:
- a CDS encoding GNAT family N-acetyltransferase, which codes for MSHEIYPEEVAGPFEKPPRSVTDKDGREIAVETYDGEDVSDLVAMYTEFDPADRAQGIPPVREEGIREWLENIVPKGYNVVARNEGDVIGHATLVPDGEEAYELAIFVLHDYQGAGIGSALLTALLGEGAARGVEKVWLTVERWNAAAIGLYHKVGFETSGSESFELEMSIRLN
- a CDS encoding universal stress protein: MIDSVVIATDGSASVERAVTVALDLADRFDATVHALYVVDDSEIDTAPDTIRDEFRDALEASADEALSAVKDAASGEVITAIETGRPASVICEYARDNDVDVVATGTRGRHGEHRFLLGSVAETVVRRCSVPVLTVRQLEGEPA
- a CDS encoding universal stress protein codes for the protein MAAPVSVDTVLAPVDGSEASMQAAEYALAIAERYGASVHILSIVSEDSVRAMATGELEPETVANRMETFVESLESIVPEGVTIGHSAAAGFSLKRKTQHPGSVILDVADEVDADFLVIPREPLTGRPDEVLSKSAEYVLLYASQPVLSV
- a CDS encoding universal stress protein, which produces MKVLLGIGGSDDSLHALEEVVERTKVTGDTLTVAILDNPESDRATATVERRVREVLDDGGVEANIQHLSGHPGSKLVELADSGEFDRVVLGGGQRSPMGKINLGSISEFVLLNSRTSVTLIR
- a CDS encoding DUF5806 family protein, which encodes MAGDPPASEEPAREESGTEEQSAAPAETAHSGDDAADAAAQDQPERDIPADVREYARFSKMDGAAYERVNQFLRDRTHITAREWAIARLCSDFRTETGVEMTKIGKNLPELVPFMTDTYSPQAVNQARSSFEGKVRKAGATFLYGAMCDFFTAEELDDVMYEATEVAKFLLEVEGVDLAVDEELAAEERISTVMREVRQASQELRYEEVECPECGCIHEP